A stretch of DNA from Pseudorca crassidens isolate mPseCra1 chromosome X, mPseCra1.hap1, whole genome shotgun sequence:
TAGAATTTATATAATGCCTGTGAAGTGCCTGGCCCATTGCCTGGCCGGTACTGAGACTTTCAAGGATGCCAGTTCTTACTATGATTAATTTGTCCCCTGGAGTTTCAACCCACTACACTGAGATTTAACTTTCAATCCAGGAGATGCCAGAGAATAAGCAGGGCTCTAGGGCAAAGAAACCCCTATCAGGCAAAATCCTGCTTAGCAAGGAAAACTAGTATTTCCCTGTTAGAGTATGTCATTCAAGGTCAACATGAGGTAGACTTCCTCAGTAGATGCAACACGAAGCTCTAAAATGTTTCACGGACCTAAAACGTACCTCCCTCTCAGCTGCCCTTCTTTATAAACCACTCccactttcattcatttaaccacCCACGAATATCTATTCCTTGCCTAGAGTTTGCCAAATTACAATCAAGATAACTtaatttgaatgattttttttcgtGGAGTGGGCTCTGGCTCCCCCAACTAGGGCAAAGAGTGCCAGACCAGTGGCTTCTGGGCACCCCCACCCCTCAGGGGAGTACCACCCTTATTTCTCAGAAACTCCCTGGAGACATGACAGCGTGAATAAAACATCTAATTTGCATAGTGTTCACCTGCACTGGGACAAGAGCACAGGACACATTCTATTCCTGCCTCAGGTGATTTCTCTCTGATTTACCCACAACCCCAAAGTAAAAGGAGACCTCgaagatattgcaggtttggttccagacccccaaaataaagtgaatagcacaataaagtgagtcacaaggattttttggtttcccagtgctcttacaaaatttatgtttacactatactgcagtctattaagcgtgcaatagtattatgtcaaggaacaatgtacataccttaattaaaaaatacatttttgctaaaaaatgctaaccatcatctgaaccttcagcgAGTccatctttttgctggtggaaggtgtgaaatattgtgagaattaccaaaatgtgacacagagacatgaagtgagaatacgttgttggaaaaatggcactgaaaGACTTGCTGGAAGCAAGGTtgacacaaaccttcaatttgttaaaaaaagaaaagaaaaagcactatCTGTGAAATACAATAAAGCAAAGCGCAACAAAATGAAGTGTGCCTGTAACTGCTAAGGGCAGTTTCCCATTCCAGGCTTTGTCTTTCAACTGTACGGCCCACCATCTGAGGATCTGGCCCCTGCTCAAAATTATCAGTCTCATCTAGCCCACCACGCACCTAACTTATAATTACCTCCCACTGAAGGACTTACATTTTTCCCAAGGCCCACCACTGCCTTGCATCAGGGAATTTACATTTGACTGCTATCATGTGAAACCACCCCTTCTCCTTTCTTATCCTGCCTTTTCATTTGACCTTTTGGTCTTAGAGTATACATCACCATTTTCTTTATATGATAGCTGCTTCTCGGCTCTATAATTTTATGGTCAGTGGCTAGGTCTCCTTCTTCTCAGCTCTCACAGTACTAGCAAGGAGCCTTCTAAGAGCAGATGCTCAATTCATGTTTGGGGAATAAACGAGCCTGTGAGCATGAGGTCTAATTTATTATGATTTAATTCTACATTTTTGAATGAGCCAAGCACATActgttatttctaattttataaaacagAGTAAAAGGAATTAGTAAACCAAATATTGACCATCTTACTTTTTCTATACTATACTACATAcagtatactatactatacttaactttttcacattttcaaGGAATTGCATATTGCAATGCCATGTTATCTTCCACCAAATTACTAAATAAGATGGAAGTTTTCCCAATATGTTTTACAAAACAGCAAAACTCTTATTCTTAAACCTGATAAACAACAGTAAGTATGACTGATGTAATTCATAAACTTACATTCTAACgctaaataaaatttcatttaggaGTAACGtttgaaaaacagcaaaaaacaaagacGTATTTCCAAATTCCCCATACAGAACAGGAACACAAAGGTATTATACAGTGTTCCCTCTGTCACACCCAGCCCTACACTACTTGAAATATTGAATGCTCTCTTCAGCCACAAAGTGCAGAATTTGCCTCAGATTCTGTGTGGGAGGAGCTGGACAGAACACTGGAACATCCACTGGCTTGGGctctctcttcctcatctttcaaaGCCTCTTCATACCAAGACTGGAAGGCACTGGGGACGGTGTGATTGACCTTGGCCAGGAACTCCAGGACTTTCATCTTGCTGGTTTCGGCATGGGCTCTCGGGCCCCACAGGAACTCGTAGCACGCTGGATCACTGTTGGCCACTTGCCGGTATTCCAAATACTTCAGCTTCACCCAATCTTGGGTGATGAGCTTCTTGGGCTCCCCAAATATGAAGTGCCTCTTCCCAGCATAGACTCTCATCTTATTCAGGAATTCCCAGATATTCTCCTCTGTGGCGCAGTTGCCCTTCATGAGGATCACAGCCAGAATGTACATCAGGAGACCGGTCTTGGGTAACCCGCTGCCACGGCTCATGGTCCCATCGTTGGGGAGAGCCATTTTGCTGACAAAGGTATAAGTATGCTTGGTACGGTCGACCTCCTTTAAGTCAACACCAAATAGCATCTCCATGCTGAAGGAAGCTCTTCTGAGGATCTCAGGGAATCGATTTTGGTACTTCTTAGCGATAAACTTCAGCATATGTGCTTTCCTAACaggctttttcattttatacatgtgCACCAGGAACTGCACCAACACACTCGCTGTCCTCCTTAGAGGGCCTTTTCGAGACCGCACGGCGGAGACGGGGGCCTGAGAGGAACTGTGCTTTTTCTTCATTTGGCCTTTGGCTCCTTTGTTTGATCTTGTGGGAGAAACACCTGCAGGATTAGTGGTGGTGGCTAGGGCCCCCTGAGGACTCTTGAGAGTGCTACGTGACTTAGCACCCGGCTTTCTCCGAGTAGTAACCCCAAGAGAAGGACATGAAGACGAGGCGGCTTCCTCCTCAGCTGCAGTGGCCTGAGCACCCATCAGACCCTGGGTCCCACTTTGGGCCTGGCGGCGTCTCTCACGGGTGCGGAGCTTACTCTTCCGCCCCCGAGGCATGGTGACTGTGGTCAGGGACAAAAGGCAGGAACGCAGGTAGGACAGTGGGGTGATCTGGCAGAGATGCGAGAGGATGAGAGGGTGTGAGTGCCTACAGCAGGGAGGTAC
This window harbors:
- the LOC137216888 gene encoding melanoma-associated antigen B3-like codes for the protein MPRGRKSKLRTRERRRQAQSGTQGLMGAQATAAEEEAASSSCPSLGVTTRRKPGAKSRSTLKSPQGALATTTNPAGVSPTRSNKGAKGQMKKKHSSSQAPVSAVRSRKGPLRRTASVLVQFLVHMYKMKKPVRKAHMLKFIAKKYQNRFPEILRRASFSMEMLFGVDLKEVDRTKHTYTFVSKMALPNDGTMSRGSGLPKTGLLMYILAVILMKGNCATEENIWEFLNKMRVYAGKRHFIFGEPKKLITQDWVKLKYLEYRQVANSDPACYEFLWGPRAHAETSKMKVLEFLAKVNHTVPSAFQSWYEEALKDEEERAQASGCSSVLSSSSHTESEANSALCG